The following DNA comes from SAR324 cluster bacterium.
GTCCCAGGAAATTCTCGCGCTGATTGGTCCCAACGGCGCTGGCAAGACCACCTGCTTTCAGTGCATAACGGGCTTTCTTCCTCCAAAGCTTGGGGAAATTCACCTGCATCCTCCCCATCATCAAACACAAGGACTGAACGGCCTCAAGCCCTACCAGATCACCCAGCTGGGTGTGGCTCGCACCTTTCAGAGCATCCGCCTATACGAAAAGCAGAGTGTACTGGAGAACGTGATGATGGGGCGTCAGATCCGCACCAAAGCTAGTATGTTGGGTGTACTCCTGCGAGATCGAAGCACCCGTGCAGAAGAGCAGCAGATTCGTGAGGATTCCTTCCAACTGCTGCAGCGTATGGAGTTGGAACAGTATGCCCAGGTAACTGCGGACAGCCTACCCTATGCAGCCCAACGGCGTTTGGAGATTGCTCGGGCGCTGGCTACCGATCCCTTTCTGTTGCTGCTTGATGAACCGGCAGCTGGCATGAATCGGCAGGAGACAGAAGAACTGGACGAGCTGGTGGTGGAGCTTCGGAAAGAATTTCAGCTGACGATCCTGCTGATCGAGCATGACATGCAGCTGGTGATGAAGATTTCAGACCGAATCATCGTGCTAGACCATGGACGCAAGATCGCAGAAGGTCCACCGCAGGAGATTCGCCAGCATCCTGAAGTAATTCGAGCTTATCTTGGGGAACAGGCCACTTCATGATGCTGGATCTACGCAACTTGGTGAGTGCTTACGGCAACACCCTTGCTCTGCAGGGCGTCTCTCTTTGTGTGAAACCAAGTGAAATCGTAACTATCCTGGGTAGCAATGGCGCTGGCAAGACCACCTTGTTGATGGCCGTCGCCGGGCTGGTGCCTCCCCGCCAGGGAGAAGTTCTGTGGGAAGGAAGACCGATTCAGCAACTGACTCCAGATCAGATCAAAGCGCTGGGCATTGGTCTGGTCCCCGAAGGTCGACGCATCTTCCCAGAATTCACCGTGCTGGAGAACCTGCGAATGGGAGCCTACCTACGTCGCGATCGGGAACACGTCCGAGAGGATTTGGAGCGAATGATGGAACTCTTTCCGATCCTGCACCAACGACAGTCACAGCTTGGAGGAACCCTCAGCGGTGGTGAGCAACAAATGCTGGCGATCGCTCGGGCTCTGATGGGACGCCCCCGACTGCTGCTGCTTGATGAACCGT
Coding sequences within:
- a CDS encoding ABC transporter ATP-binding protein; this encodes MSENGSSQDSTVLQVDQLTLEFGGLRALDNLSFQVQSQEILALIGPNGAGKTTCFQCITGFLPPKLGEIHLHPPHHQTQGLNGLKPYQITQLGVARTFQSIRLYEKQSVLENVMMGRQIRTKASMLGVLLRDRSTRAEEQQIREDSFQLLQRMELEQYAQVTADSLPYAAQRRLEIARALATDPFLLLLDEPAAGMNRQETEELDELVVELRKEFQLTILLIEHDMQLVMKISDRIIVLDHGRKIAEGPPQEIRQHPEVIRAYLGEQATS
- a CDS encoding ABC transporter ATP-binding protein, which gives rise to MLDLRNLVSAYGNTLALQGVSLCVKPSEIVTILGSNGAGKTTLLMAVAGLVPPRQGEVLWEGRPIQQLTPDQIKALGIGLVPEGRRIFPEFTVLENLRMGAYLRRDREHVREDLERMMELFPILHQRQSQLGGTLSGGEQQMLAIARALMGRPRLLLLDEPSLGLAPMIVQQIFEILHQIHQQQQTTILLVEQNAYLALQLADRGYLLENGKIQLTDTAANLLDNEDVQRVYLGG